A single region of the Aurantiacibacter sp. MUD11 genome encodes:
- a CDS encoding dienelactone hydrolase family protein, translated as MPKVTRRQFGALGAMGAAGAVAACAPMDSGAEAEGGLVENTVTFDAPGGTFDGVFIHPAGGSHPAVILWPDIAGLRPAKVQMGRRLAEAGYAVLVANPYYRSVAGQQFEDFEDWRANDGWNRVTPWREANTPEAVQETARAVVAWLDAQDAVDSSRGIGNQGYCMTGSWTIYCAAAVPDRIKAAGSFHGGGLVGDSPMAPVNLLDDMADDAAALIAIARNDDAQAPTDKDALRAAAETAAADVEVEVYDGDHGWTVLDSPVYAEAEAERAWANLLEMYSETL; from the coding sequence ATGCCGAAGGTTACGCGTCGGCAGTTCGGCGCATTGGGCGCAATGGGCGCCGCAGGGGCCGTGGCCGCCTGCGCGCCGATGGACAGCGGGGCCGAAGCGGAAGGCGGACTGGTGGAGAACACGGTCACCTTCGATGCACCGGGCGGCACTTTCGATGGCGTGTTCATCCATCCTGCCGGCGGATCGCATCCTGCCGTCATCCTGTGGCCCGACATTGCCGGCCTGCGTCCGGCCAAGGTGCAGATGGGGCGCCGGCTGGCCGAGGCCGGTTATGCCGTGCTCGTCGCCAATCCCTATTACCGCTCGGTTGCCGGCCAGCAGTTCGAGGATTTCGAGGACTGGCGCGCCAATGACGGGTGGAACCGCGTCACCCCCTGGCGCGAGGCCAACACGCCCGAGGCCGTGCAGGAAACCGCGCGCGCCGTGGTCGCCTGGCTTGATGCGCAGGATGCGGTCGACAGCTCGCGCGGCATCGGCAACCAGGGCTATTGCATGACCGGCAGCTGGACCATCTACTGCGCCGCCGCCGTGCCGGACCGGATCAAGGCCGCCGGCAGCTTCCATGGCGGTGGACTGGTTGGCGACAGCCCGATGGCACCGGTCAACCTGCTGGACGACATGGCCGACGATGCTGCTGCCCTGATCGCCATCGCCCGCAATGACGATGCGCAGGCGCCGACCGACAAGGACGCCCTGCGCGCCGCCGCCGAGACGGCCGCCGCGGACGTCGAGGTGGAGGTCTACGACGGCGACCATGGCTGGACCGTGCTCGACAGCCCGGTCTACGCCGAGGCCGAAGCCGAGCGTGCCTGGGCCAACCTGCTCGAGATGTATTCCGAGACGCTCTGA
- a CDS encoding SDR family oxidoreductase, which yields MKVDPANYREEWQGRVAFITGAVTGIGLGTAQAFADAGMRVALSYRNEDDRAATEKWFAEKGYETPLFCKLDVTDRQRFAQVAEEVVDHFGEVHVLVNNAGVSVFGPTDEASYDDYDWIMGVNFGGVVNGLQSFLPRIKESVGRRHVVNVASMAAFLPGPQAGIYTASKFAVRGLTDSLRYNLAPHGIGCSLCCPALTRTNAWASAHKRPEQFSDAGFAPPKEGELEQFGTAFEQFGMDPYEVGAKILRGMSQQDGLILTHPEHAIDFTEEFAKQIAALPIEDCPPGRAHIEALRRKAGKDAEAGLKIEMDDLT from the coding sequence ATGAAAGTTGATCCGGCGAATTATCGCGAGGAATGGCAGGGCCGCGTGGCCTTCATCACCGGCGCGGTGACGGGGATCGGCCTCGGCACGGCGCAGGCCTTTGCCGATGCCGGGATGCGCGTGGCGCTGTCCTACCGCAACGAGGACGATCGCGCCGCGACCGAGAAGTGGTTTGCCGAGAAGGGCTACGAGACGCCGCTGTTCTGCAAGCTCGACGTGACCGACCGCCAGCGTTTCGCGCAGGTGGCGGAGGAAGTGGTCGATCACTTCGGTGAGGTTCACGTGCTGGTGAACAACGCCGGCGTCAGCGTGTTCGGCCCGACCGACGAGGCCAGCTACGACGACTACGACTGGATCATGGGGGTCAATTTCGGTGGCGTGGTGAACGGGCTGCAGAGCTTCCTGCCGCGCATCAAGGAGAGCGTCGGCCGCCGCCACGTGGTCAACGTCGCCAGCATGGCCGCCTTCCTGCCGGGGCCGCAGGCAGGCATCTACACCGCCAGCAAGTTCGCCGTGCGCGGCCTGACCGATAGCCTGCGCTACAACCTGGCGCCGCACGGCATCGGTTGTTCGCTGTGCTGCCCCGCGCTCACCCGCACCAATGCCTGGGCCAGCGCGCACAAGCGGCCGGAGCAGTTCTCCGATGCCGGATTCGCCCCGCCCAAGGAAGGCGAGCTGGAACAGTTCGGCACCGCCTTCGAACAGTTCGGCATGGACCCCTACGAGGTCGGCGCGAAGATCCTACGCGGCATGAGCCAGCAGGACGGCCTGATCCTGACTCACCCCGAACACGCGATCGACTTCACCGAGGAGTTCGCCAAGCAGATCGCCGCCCTGCCGATCGAAGACTGCCCTCCCGGCCGCGCCCATATCGAGGCGCTGCGCCGCAAGGCCGGCAAGGATGCCGAGGCAGGCCTGAAGATCGAAATGGACGATCTGACATAG